In Rana temporaria chromosome 3, aRanTem1.1, whole genome shotgun sequence, a single window of DNA contains:
- the LOC120930253 gene encoding extensin-like, with translation MEKKSLTGYRRRYQRKGIAGQSQVTLKVILSVSTLTTNTATKNAHHLTQPAIHPTHPPSNPTTIQPAIHPTQPPSNPTSRTSNPPTHHPTQPAVHPTQPPTHHPTQPAIHPTQPLTHHPTQPAIYPTQPLNHHPTQPPIHPTQPPTIQPNQPYIQPNHPTTIQPNQPYIQPPNHHPTQPAIHPTQPPTIQPNQPYIQPNQPYIQPNHPPSNPTTHTSNPTTHHSTQPAIHPTQPPNHHPTQPAVHPTQPPNHHPTQPSVHPTQPPTIQPNHPPTIQPNQPYIQPNHPPTHHPTQPAIHPTQPPTHPPSNPTSHTSNPTTQPPSNPTSHTSNPTTQPPSNPTTRTSNPTTHHPTQQDIHPTQPPNHHPTQPPVHPTQPPTIQPNHPPPTIQLNQPYIQPNHHPTQPPTHPPSNPTSHRSNPTTRTSNPTTHHPTQPAIHPTQPPSNPTSHTSNPTTIQPNQPYIQPNQPYIQPNQPYIQPNHPPIHHPTKPAILTKYCPTHSSNLTTYHSTQPATHPYKPKKHHPTQQATHPTQQATHPTQPATHPTQPAPLSRITKTFRPS, from the exons ATGGAGAAGAAATCATTGACCGGATACAGGAGGCGATATCAAAGGAAGGGGATTGCTGGCCAATCGCAGGTCAC ACTAAAGGTCATCCTCTCTGTctccacactgaccaccaacacagCCACTAAAAATGCCCATCATCTAACCCAACCAGCCATACATCCAACCCACCCACCATCCAACCCAACCACCATCCAACCAGCCATACATCCAACCCAACCACCATCCAACCCAACCAGCCGTACATCCAACCCACCCACCCACCATCCAACCCAACCAGCCGTACATCCAACCCAACCACCCACCCACCATCCAACCCAACCAGCCATACATCCAACCCAACCACTCACCCACCATCCAACCCAACCAGCCATATATCCAACCCAACCACTCAACCACCATCCAACCCAACCACCCATACATCCAACCCAACCACCCACCATTCAACCCAACCAGCCATACATCCAACCCAACCACCCAACCACCATCCAACCCAACCAGCCATACATCCAACCACCCAACCACCATCCAACCCAACCAGCCATACATCCAACCCAACCACCCACCATCCAACCCAACCAGCCATACATCCAACCCAACCAGCCGTACATCCAACCCAACCACCCACCATCCAACCCAACCACCCATACATCCAACCCAACCACCCACCATTCAACCCAACCAGCCATACATCCAACCCAACCACCCAACCACCATCCAACCCAACCAGCCGTACATCCAACCCAACCACCCAACCACCATCCAACCCAACCATCCGTACATCCAACCCAACCACCCACCATCCAACCCAACCACCCACCCACCATCCAACCTAACCAGCCATACATCCAACCCaaccacccacccacccaccatcCAACCCAACCAGCCATACATCCAACCCaaccacccacccacccaccatcCAACCCAACCAGCCATACATCCAACCCAACCACCCAACCACCATCCAACCCAACCAGCCATACATCCAACCCAACCACCCAACCACCATCCAACCCAACCACCCGTACATCCAACCCAACCACCCACCATCCAACCCAACAAGACATACATCCAACCCAACCACCCAACCACCATCCAACCCAACCACCCGTACATCCAACCCAACCACCCACCATCCAACCCAACcacccaccacccaccatccAACTCAACCAGCCATACATCCAACCCAACCACCATCCAACCCaaccacccacccacccaccatcCAACCCAACCAGCCATAGATCCAACCCAACCACCCGTACATCCAACCCTACCACACACCATCCAACCCAACCAGCCATACATCCAACCCAACCACCATCCAACCCAACCAGCCATACATCTAACCCAACCACCATCCAACCCAACCAGCCGTACATCCAACCCAACCAGCCATACATCCAACCCAACCAGCCATACATCCAACCCAACCACCCACCCATCCACCATCCAACCAAACCAGCTATCCTAACCAAATACTGTCCAACCCACTCATCCAACCTAACTACCTACCATTCAACACAACCAGCCACCCATCCATACAAACCAAAAAAACACCATCCAACCCAACAAGCCACCCATCCAACCCAACAAGCCACCCATCCAACCCAACCAGCCACCCATCCAACCCAACCTGCACCACTTTCCAGAATAACAAAGACCTTCAGACCATCCTAA